A region of Lacinutrix sp. Hel_I_90 DNA encodes the following proteins:
- a CDS encoding alpha-amylase family glycosyl hydrolase, translated as MKKKILSLSCILTALFFVSLLSAQISISPDPFQVDASITITVDINSGASNCNSLSNPTKVYMHSGIGDNTNAFGFSVVGNYGQDDGVGQMTNNGNGIYSITIVPETYYSLTATQAADATKLGMVIRNEDGSQELKASGCSDFIFNVGVFQATVTNPTATTTILNSGEDLIINANNTNGLADYSLKANGAVINSNTNVSTYAYTDANITENKNYALEITQSGTTITKTFSVLVNPGVIVQQIPANLVNGINYDASDPTKVVLVLDAPLKDFIYVAGSFNNWNPDSSYSMKKDATAGSTKFWLELTGLTAGQIETFQYWVVDQTPAANSPMMVKTADPYSTLVLSPFDDPFIPANTYPNLPAYPAGQEREVTVLQTGQADYQWQVTNFQKPKKEDLIIYEVLVRDFDGDRNFQDLIDKIDYFKNLNVNAIQLMPVMEFEGNESWGYNTSYHMALDKFYGTEAKLKEFVDVCHQNGIAVILDVALNHAFGRNPMVRMWMDDPDNDGWGEPSSENPYFNQVATHSYSVGSDFNHSNAITKAYVKQVVAHWVNAFKIDGFRWDLTKGFTQNCTASDENCTNVYQADRVAVLKEYADYSWSLDAQHYVIFEHLGGNQEEKEWADYRVSGQADGISKGIMLWGKMTGSYAELSKGYAAQGDISGVGHNSRNFNAKRLIGYAESHDEERIMYTTQTEGNTAVQNATLLPSALLRASTVAATLITVPGPKMIWHFGALGMNNSIFTCSDGSVNLPGGGNGDCKLDTKPQPQWTQNWLADANRSQVYNDYARINALKINEPVFEGDYEILPDGNNIRQRIYVWDDTLPAATLKNVVVLANFSVANLSIVPNFPYTGRWYDLMDPTGNTFVDVTNTSDPINVSAGQFKMYGNAQPQTLSTTAFASNDNVALYPNPAQTAFSINKDVKKLSIYDVSGKLIKTFKGNFTKASAFNIENISKGLYLVQIENELGATTTTKLIKL; from the coding sequence ATGAAAAAAAAGATACTCAGTCTTAGCTGTATACTCACCGCTTTATTTTTTGTAAGCCTTCTAAGTGCTCAAATTTCTATTTCACCAGATCCATTTCAAGTGGATGCATCCATTACTATAACAGTAGATATTAATAGTGGTGCTTCTAATTGTAATAGCTTGTCAAATCCAACAAAGGTATACATGCATTCAGGGATAGGCGATAATACAAATGCTTTTGGGTTTAGTGTTGTCGGGAACTATGGTCAAGACGATGGTGTCGGACAAATGACCAATAATGGCAATGGTATTTACAGTATTACCATTGTACCAGAAACGTATTATTCTTTAACAGCTACTCAAGCGGCTGACGCTACTAAGCTGGGAATGGTTATTAGAAACGAAGACGGGTCTCAGGAATTAAAAGCCAGTGGTTGTAGTGACTTTATATTTAATGTTGGCGTTTTCCAAGCGACGGTAACCAATCCAACAGCGACTACCACTATTTTAAATAGTGGCGAAGATTTAATAATCAACGCCAATAATACCAATGGCTTAGCAGACTATAGTTTAAAAGCTAATGGTGCAGTAATTAACAGCAATACTAATGTGTCTACATACGCTTATACAGATGCTAACATAACAGAAAATAAAAATTATGCGTTAGAGATTACGCAATCTGGAACAACAATCACTAAAACGTTTTCAGTTTTGGTTAATCCAGGAGTCATAGTACAGCAAATACCAGCCAACTTAGTGAATGGTATAAATTATGATGCTTCAGACCCAACCAAAGTTGTTCTCGTATTAGATGCACCACTAAAAGATTTTATATATGTCGCAGGAAGTTTTAATAATTGGAATCCGGATTCTAGTTATTCTATGAAAAAAGATGCTACTGCAGGTTCAACAAAATTTTGGTTAGAATTAACTGGTTTAACAGCTGGACAAATTGAAACGTTTCAATATTGGGTGGTAGATCAAACACCCGCTGCAAACTCACCAATGATGGTAAAAACAGCAGATCCCTATTCAACATTAGTGTTATCACCCTTTGACGATCCTTTTATCCCTGCGAATACCTATCCAAACTTACCCGCTTATCCTGCTGGACAAGAACGCGAGGTTACGGTCTTACAAACGGGACAAGCAGACTACCAATGGCAAGTGACCAACTTTCAAAAACCAAAAAAAGAAGATCTGATAATCTACGAAGTGTTAGTTAGAGATTTTGACGGTGATAGAAATTTTCAAGATTTAATAGATAAAATAGATTATTTCAAGAACTTAAACGTCAACGCCATCCAACTGATGCCGGTTATGGAATTTGAAGGCAATGAAAGTTGGGGTTATAACACGTCATATCATATGGCTTTAGATAAATTTTATGGTACAGAAGCTAAGTTAAAAGAGTTTGTAGATGTGTGTCATCAAAATGGTATTGCAGTCATTTTAGATGTGGCTTTAAATCATGCTTTCGGGAGAAACCCAATGGTTCGTATGTGGATGGATGATCCAGATAATGATGGTTGGGGAGAACCAAGTAGCGAAAACCCTTATTTTAACCAAGTCGCCACACATAGTTACAGTGTCGGCTCCGATTTTAATCATTCCAATGCCATTACTAAGGCTTATGTAAAACAGGTGGTTGCTCACTGGGTTAACGCCTTTAAGATTGATGGTTTCCGCTGGGACTTAACTAAAGGGTTTACTCAAAACTGTACGGCTAGTGATGAAAACTGTACTAATGTTTATCAAGCTGATCGCGTCGCTGTACTAAAAGAATACGCAGATTATTCGTGGAGTTTAGATGCTCAACACTATGTGATTTTTGAACACCTTGGAGGTAATCAGGAAGAAAAAGAATGGGCAGATTATCGGGTTTCTGGTCAGGCTGATGGTATTTCAAAAGGCATTATGCTTTGGGGAAAAATGACAGGTTCTTACGCAGAACTATCAAAAGGCTACGCAGCACAAGGGGATATTTCTGGAGTAGGTCATAATAGTCGTAATTTTAATGCAAAGCGTCTTATTGGATATGCCGAGAGTCATGATGAGGAACGCATTATGTATACCACGCAAACCGAAGGTAATACCGCAGTTCAAAATGCAACCCTCTTACCCTCCGCCTTACTTAGAGCCTCTACAGTGGCTGCAACATTAATAACAGTGCCAGGACCTAAAATGATTTGGCATTTTGGCGCTTTAGGCATGAACAATTCAATATTTACCTGCAGTGACGGTTCTGTAAACTTACCAGGAGGCGGTAACGGCGATTGCAAATTAGATACGAAGCCGCAACCACAATGGACGCAAAACTGGCTTGCAGACGCTAATAGGTCACAGGTATATAATGACTATGCGCGTATAAATGCTTTAAAAATAAATGAACCAGTCTTTGAAGGCGACTATGAAATACTTCCCGATGGCAACAATATTAGACAACGAATATATGTTTGGGATGATACCTTACCAGCAGCAACACTAAAGAACGTTGTTGTATTAGCAAACTTTTCAGTAGCAAATTTATCGATAGTTCCAAATTTTCCGTACACAGGAAGATGGTACGATTTAATGGATCCTACTGGTAATACTTTTGTTGACGTTACTAATACTAGTGATCCAATTAATGTGTCTGCCGGACAGTTCAAAATGTATGGCAATGCACAACCTCAAACGCTAAGTACAACTGCGTTTGCTTCTAATGACAATGTGGCTTTATATCCAAATCCTGCACAAACCGCTTTCTCAATAAATAAGGACGTAAAAAAACTATCTATTTATGATGTTTCAGGAAAATTGATTAAAACATTTAAAGGCAATTTCACAAAAGCATCGGCTTTTAATATTGAAAATATTTCAAAAGGTCTGTACTTAGTACAGATAGAAAACGAATTAGGAGCAACGACCACCACTAAACTTATTAAGTTGTAA